One segment of Cherax quadricarinatus isolate ZL_2023a chromosome 90, ASM3850222v1, whole genome shotgun sequence DNA contains the following:
- the LOC138855342 gene encoding zinc finger protein 271-like has translation MFIYEVNHISFNFYYYIDRECAKPVGHTAPGGMEVSQVQSSEGELRFNSLDQEPLTDIQKPPLKRYQCSVCLKCCRKKSHLVIHKRVHTGEKPYQCSECLKCFNNKSNLGKHEKIHTGDKPYQCSECLKCFISKGNLMRHNKIHTGEKPYQCSQCLKCFCNKNDLVKHEKIHSGDKPYQCSECLKCFSNKGYLVMHEKNHTGEKSYGCSECLKRFSNKSHFIIHMRIHTGEKPYHCSECLKCFSSKNSLAKHEKIHTGEKPYQCSECLKCFSNKNRLIRHSQIHTGEKPYQCSECLKCFRNKNDLVKHEKIHTVDKPYQCSVCLKCFSIKSYLVIHQKIHTEEKPYQCSECLKCFGHKNYLVKHKKIHIAVKPYECSECLKRFSHKSSLVEHENKHTGKKSYQCSECLKCFSRKRDLERHIKIHTGDKPYKCSECMKGFTRKSSLVQHEQVHTGK, from the coding sequence ATGTTCATCTACGAGGTAAACCATATcagttttaatttttattattatattgacAGAGAgtgtgctaaacctgtagggcatacagcacctgggggaatgGAAGTAAGTCAGGTTCAATCCAGTGAAGGGGAActcaggttcaattccttggatcaagagcccctcacagacATCCAGAAACCCCCCTTGAAGAgatatcagtgttcagtgtgccTTAAATGTTGTAGGAAGAAAAGTCATCTTGTAATTCACAAGagagttcatacaggagagaagccatatcaatgttcagagtgtctgaaatgttttaataaCAAAAGTAATCTTGGAAAGCATGAGAAGattcatacaggagataaaccatatcagtgttcagaatgtttgaAATGTTTTATAAGTAAAGGTAATCTTATGAGACATAATAaaattcatacaggagaaaagccttatcagtgttcacagtgtctgaaatgtttctgCAATAAAAATGATCTTGTAAAACATGAGAAAATTCActcaggagataaaccatatcagtgttcagagtgcctGAAGTGCTTtagtaataaaggttatctaGTAATGCACGAAAAAAATCATACAGGAGAGAAGTCATATGGGTGCTCAGAATGTCTGAAACGTTTTAGTAATAAAAGTCATTTTATAATacacatgagaattcatacaggagagaagccatatcaTTGTTCAGAATGTTTGAAATGTTTTAGCAGTAAAAATAGTCTTGCAAAGCATGAAAaaattcatacaggagaaaagccctatcagtgttcagaatgtttgaAATGTTTTAGCAATAAAAATAGGCTCATAAGACACAGTCAGATTCATACAGGAGAAAAGCcctatcagtgttcagaatgtttgaAATGTTTCAGAAATAAAAATGATCTTGTTAAGCACGAGAAAATTCATACAGtagataaaccatatcagtgttcagtctGTCTAAAGTGCTTTAGCATTAAAAGTTATCTTGTAATTCACCAAAAAATTCATACTGAAGAGAAGccttatcagtgttcagagtgtctgaaatgcttCGGCCATAAAAATTATCTAGTAAAGCACAAGAAAATTCATATAGCAGTGAAACCCTatgagtgttcagagtgtttgaaaCGCTTTAGCCACAAGAGTAGTCTTGTAGAACACGAGAACAAACACACAGGAAAAAAGTCTTATCAGTGTTCTGAGTGTTTGAAATGTTTTAGTAGAAAGAGAGATCTTGAAAGACACATAAAAATTCATACAGGAGATAAGCCATATAAGTGTTCAGAGTGCATGAAAGGCTTTACCAGAAAAAGTAGTCTTGTCCAACACGAACAAGTTCATACTGGAAAATAA